In the Holophagales bacterium genome, one interval contains:
- a CDS encoding TetR/AcrR family transcriptional regulator, translating to MGKGDTTREAILRHAVGLASRVGLSGLSIGRLAQELDLSKSGLFSHFHSKEALQIQVLEYGGARFVENVVKPALEAPRGTLRIQGLFDRWLAWSQSDPLSGGCFFIAMATDLDGRPGPSRDLLVKLQQAWMDFLADLVRSVVREGQFRPETDPEQFANDMYGVMLAYHHASRLLDDPAAETRARRALGALVDACRTADS from the coding sequence ATGGGAAAGGGCGACACGACCCGGGAGGCCATTCTCCGGCACGCCGTCGGGCTCGCGAGCCGTGTCGGTCTCTCGGGTCTCTCGATCGGGCGCCTCGCCCAGGAGCTCGACCTCTCCAAGAGCGGGCTCTTTTCACACTTTCACTCCAAGGAAGCGCTCCAGATCCAGGTCCTCGAGTACGGCGGCGCGCGCTTCGTCGAGAACGTGGTGAAGCCGGCCCTCGAGGCCCCGCGCGGCACCCTGCGCATCCAGGGACTCTTCGACCGCTGGCTGGCCTGGTCGCAGTCGGACCCCTTGTCGGGCGGGTGTTTCTTCATTGCCATGGCGACCGACCTCGACGGACGCCCCGGGCCGAGCCGCGACCTTCTGGTGAAGCTCCAGCAGGCCTGGATGGACTTCCTCGCCGACCTGGTGAGGTCGGTCGTCCGGGAAGGCCAGTTCCGGCCCGAAACGGACCCCGAGCAGTTCGCCAACGACATGTACGGCGTGATGCTCGCCTACCACCACGCCTCCCGCCTCCTGGACGACCCGGCCGCCGAGACCCGCGCCCGCCGCGCCCTCGGCGCGCTGGTGGACGCCTGCCGCACGGCGGATTCCTGA